The genomic stretch GAGTGATGACAACTACAGAAGAAACCACACGCTATCGCGTTGGCTACGCATTCGAGCCCAAGAAAGTGACGACCTTTATCGTAACATCCTTCGTCGACCTCGCCAACCAGAACGGAATCGACCTCGTACCCATCGAACCCACCAAACCACTCATCGAACAAGGCCCATTTCACTGCGTAATCCACAAACTCTACGGTCAACAATGGAAGCAACAGCTGATCGAGTTCACATCCAAATACCCCAACGCAGTCATCATCGACCCACCTGAGAAAATCGAGCCACTCCACAACCGGCTGACGATGCTGGACTCGGTGACCCGGATCAACATATCTCAACCGAAAACCagcgttgggatcccaaaacagaaGGTGGTCGAAGACGGCGAGACTATAGAGGAGTTGGGGCTGAAGTATCCGGTGATAGCGAAGCCGTTGTTGGCCAACGGCGGAACGACGTCGCACGAGATGTGGGTGGTTCTGAACAGCAAAGGGTTCGAGAGTGTGAAGGATCAGACTCCGTTGCTGGTTCAGGAGTACGTCAACCACGGCGAGGTGGTGTTCAAGGTCTACGTCGTCGGCGACCACGTGGAGTGCGTGAAGCGGCGGTCGTTGGCTGATATTCACATCACGGAGGAGGAGGACGGAGAGTGGTCCGGGGTTTCGATACTGCCGTTTTCTCAGATATCGAACGCTGCTACGGTGGAGCACGAGAGTGCGAAGGTGGACGACGCCGAAATGCCGCCGCCGAAGCTGGTGGCGGAGCTGGGGAGAGAGCTGAGGAAGGCGTTGGGGCTTCGTTTGTTCAACTTTGATGTGATCAGAGAAAGTGAGGGAAAGTATGCTGTGATTGATATCAACTATTTTCCTGGGTTTGCAAAATTACCACATTTTGAGCAAATCTTTACAGATTTCCTACTCGATCAATGCAAGAGCAAAtgcaattaatatatatatatatatatatataagtatctCATTCTTGTCTTTGCTATGAATCGAGTTTTAGTTTCTTGCTATatgaataatatataataataataatataaatatcgaATTATTATTCGAATTacctttttcattttttaccacTTTTTGTTGGTTTAATTTGTATTTTGGATATTTTTACTAATGATGCATTTGTAACTTTGCATTTTCTACTACACTACTTGTTGAATTCTCTCTCttattgttataattattatctCACCTTGAGGCTTGAAACGATGGATGATATTTTTATTCGGGTTTTTAGTGTGACAATTTCTTAATTATACttgatttaataaattatttttcaataTCTTGTGACAAGAAAAATAAATTGGGAAGTATGGTAACAAAAATTGGCATAAATTACTAGTTATgcccaaaaaaaaaagagaattaaATACATGTCTTTAAGAAAATTTATCATTTTTGCCCCTTGAGCTTCAATCTATTCAAATCTTGTTCTCTCAATTATTCATGATGTTAAAAAATTCATCTGAAATATACACGTTATTGATATATCATACATTTCATTCTAAGTGGAAATCAGATAGATGGTGTGACATTTTGGCTACTAATGTGGCAATGTCACGTGTAGAATAATAAGTAATTTTGTCATCTGAACTTTGACCACAATCAAGCTGTGtctcttttattaaaaaaataattaaaaattctaatttttttaaacttaatttttattttaaaaatcatagaaaaagattaagaaaataaaaaatactcaaattaaaaatatcaaaatattaaaaatctaattaatgaaaaataactatattttttttacttttttcttttattttccgatatacaaaatatatttttaaaataaaaattaaaaataattcctAAAATTAAGTTTTTCCCCATTCTTCATTCTCCtccttttcttatttttctttaccaATTCGCTTCATCTTTCCCAACCACCCCAAGTTCTACAGCAAAATGGATGGTCAGGGGAGACAACAGAGAATATCATATGACACAAGAGGATGGAGGATTGGAGGACGTTTGTATTGTGCAAATCTAGAATTGAACGGCCGACGTCAACCGACAACCTATAGTAATGGTAATTAATTGTCATCTCTTAGATACTACTATTTGCAGTTATATATTTCATTCTCAGCAGTTCATAACTTCGTGGTTATTGAAAACATCCATTTATTCAATTTTACATATGAAAttactaaaaagaaaaaaaaaattgtaatatgaGTTTGTATTTGATGAACTCAAAGAACATACcgaaaagaaggaagaagaaaaatataacatgaattaaatgattaatgtttcagaatttttttttatttgtcttaatcttttcaaaaaaaaatttaaagattttaattacCTTTTTTAagcaaataatatttttataatttttaaattaattttttaataaaatgggCACAATTTAGTAATGGTCAAAGTTTTAGAGACAAAATTGCTAATTACTCTACTAGTGGCATTGATCAGCGACCAAAATGGCCTCGTCATATTCTATTAGCAACTAGTACAAATTCTAACAAAAATCATGCATTTTAATAATGTGTATAATTCGATgaaatttttaacatcgcgaatcattTGAGGACACGATCTGCATTGGTAATAGTTCGGAGGAAAAAAATGTTATTAATTCTATATTTAATATACTCAAAGTATCCATCAAAGAAAGAGAACTACTTGTCCTCTTGGTTTCATCTTCCTCGCAAGGTTAATTTCTTTTTGTTTAGTTTAGGTGATAAATACTATCAtgggaatttacttatttggtaccctatatttttgcaaatattttggtaccctctgttttcaataatgctcatatggtaccctgtattttaaaattatacatatttgataccctagactcagatttgatatataaaattttgtcaatatgatcaaactgtcatcagttatatgtaattaagtaattaaatttaaatttggaacttacataattgatagcagtttgattaaattggtaaaattttattaattaaatttgagtttaggataccaaatatgtacgattttaaaatacatggtatCATAtcagcattattgaaaacagagtgtacaaaaatgatactttgcaaaaatacaggATACCAAATGATTACCAACCCTACTATCATTTTGCTTTGGACCTTTGAGTCTTAGGCAGTCTTATGTACCCAAAATCGAAAAGATTGAGAAAATTACCAAAGACAATTTCGTTATTCTTTAAGATGAGTTTTTGAGAAATGTACCATTAATTATTGTTGAGAGAGATGAGTTTTATTATAGAAAGATATGCTTTTCCCCAAGCCAAAGTTCGAAGCTGAATCGTAGCCAACCAAGGTTATTATCTGCTTATTGATTAATTGTATGCTTATggaaataatatgataaaatttatttatttatgggaATTCTCCTATGAAAATGACTAGTAAAGGAGTGAAAGcacaaagtatatatatatatatatggagctTTTTAGGTAAGGTCGTCACTTTTGTTCTTAGTGTCAGAGCGTTTTCTATTTTcagtattttgataaattataactcaatttttttgtatgatgatgtacattatagttataacagaTATCctactaatttttttaaaaaagtttgaataatttacagtgtcgaaatcagagtttaaatagtttttttccacacatataaaaaaaattgggcacttGTACAATTAACTGTTTGAACTTTGATTTTGACAtcataaattattcgaaattttctgaaaattagcGGGATGCATGTTATAACTATTGTACACCAACAtgcaaaaaaaatttattataatttctccaaatgctaaaaataaaaaacactATAACTGTAGGGGCAAAAGTGATGCCCAGCCTAAAAAAATTcctatatataatttaattattttttctttttcataaaaatatatatatatatatatatattctcatgTTAGCAACTGCTCATAGTAGGAGCATATGGAAATGAGTTGCTTTTTAGTAAAGAATATATTGTTTATTTGATATTGACGGTAATGGTTGTAAGTTTTTCCTAACTAATGATGTATAAATAATTGTTTATTCTCTTTAATTTATATTCGTATGTCTAACATGCTTGAATTTAAACCAATTTTGACTTTCTTGTCTAAAAGCATTTTTGTTTGTTGTTTAGTGTTATGTTGCTGCATTCATACTTGTAAAAAGTTCATGAGCATAAGTTCATATTAATTGAACaacattttttgtttttattgacgcggtttttcgccaacagtatattaCATAATTAGTTAGaaggataaaccgtaataagggTAATAACACTTAAGGATGCTCGGAATGAGATATTAAGAACACTTGTTCATTTTACGTGGCTTGGAGGCTAAAATCTCTCTAATCCAcaagtcgatattattactgtatatctctctatattttgacagagtatttgcattacagagaaaaaACCCAACCATTTTCCTATACAAGATCTTTGTATTTATAGAAAAACCATCCCATGTGAATACAAATCATTCCTGTGACCTCTCttgcacaaatgatgaatattacaatatatattaaggtatggtctaatcattaggtaaaactgatcatgggtcgtctggcatgatcggacatgtgatgtctgatcatgcacgtttatgttacgtgtccgagaatttagggataaaacggacatgtaatgtctgatCACACGTgtttatatataacgtatccaggtttataaaaaCTCCTCGAAATGGCAGATCTTCAGCGTACCCTGACTTGGACATAACGCCAGCTCGCGTCTAGGACGCTGTGCTTTATATGCGTCTCCAGCTCATGTCCTATTGCTCCGTATTCATCAGCTCGTGTTATTTGTCCGGGGAGTCTCACTACCTTTGCAGAGGATTTATTAATCCGTGGATCATCTAGTATTGTCcttggctagccagctgtactcgagttGCCTAAAAGACCCGGGATGAAATATCAAGACGTACAGTTTTGCTAAATACTTTTGATGCTTTCCTATAACTATTTTGATCATGAGATAACTATCTTTAGAGACTTGATTTTGATGCAATTATCCCATGtgaaatttttggataaaaactcTTGTCTAGTGAAAATATTAATGTGTTGTAATAAGTTAAAATAGGTTGCACTAATCCATGTTCATGTTTGTCAATTTTTTTGAAATTACAAAATATATCTGTACGTCCAGAGTGTATTCCCTAAAAATGAGTATATTGGTGCACTTCTTTCTGTTTTTTGATACCGATATGATTTtcgatgaattttttttataaccacgtatattataattatttagagtaTTATGTAAATTTTcgaaaaattccaaatagtttacattACCAAAAATAATGTTCAAATAAATTGTTGCATGAGTGACTGTTTTTTCTTATACGCGTGAAAGATAACATGTTCGAACTATATTTTTTagattgtaaattattcaaaattttctgaaaatttataaTTGCTCTAAGTAACTAAAATGtatacgatcataaaaaaaaatttacactGAAAATCATTCCAAAaccgaaaatagaaaaatagtacACCGATGCTCTAAG from Humulus lupulus chromosome 5, drHumLupu1.1, whole genome shotgun sequence encodes the following:
- the LOC133834218 gene encoding inositol-tetrakisphosphate 1-kinase 2-like → MTTTEETTRYRVGYAFEPKKVTTFIVTSFVDLANQNGIDLVPIEPTKPLIEQGPFHCVIHKLYGQQWKQQLIEFTSKYPNAVIIDPPEKIEPLHNRLTMLDSVTRINISQPKTSVGIPKQKVVEDGETIEELGLKYPVIAKPLLANGGTTSHEMWVVLNSKGFESVKDQTPLLVQEYVNHGEVVFKVYVVGDHVECVKRRSLADIHITEEEDGEWSGVSILPFSQISNAATVEHESAKVDDAEMPPPKLVAELGRELRKALGLRLFNFDVIRESEGKYAVIDINYFPGFAKLPHFEQIFTDFLLDQCKSKCN